The following proteins are co-located in the bacterium genome:
- a CDS encoding alpha/beta fold hydrolase: MTLLLLHPLGLDSECWQFIELQATKPDLPGHGHNPLRGDELTIERVADEVLERVDGAADVVGVSMGGTLAVRMALRDPKRIRSLMVACTSVLDSPERSQRLRERATSVDRAGMAGVLNSTLERWFTPAALANPEHPGVTYARRRLLSDDARAFAMWWRAMAAHAVREEIGMIRCPVTMLAGRHDAAAPMGHVLEVFDALHAPRRMEVLAGPHMLPLENPSLFADAVRLHLHWVESIAGSQPQRPGTQ, encoded by the coding sequence ATGACACTGCTGTTGCTTCACCCACTCGGTCTGGACAGCGAATGTTGGCAGTTCATTGAGCTTCAAGCCACGAAGCCCGATCTTCCCGGCCACGGTCATAACCCCCTTCGTGGAGACGAGCTCACGATCGAGCGTGTCGCGGACGAGGTGCTCGAAAGGGTCGACGGCGCCGCCGACGTCGTCGGTGTTTCAATGGGCGGCACCCTGGCCGTGCGCATGGCGTTGCGGGACCCGAAGCGCATACGGTCACTGATGGTCGCGTGTACGAGTGTGCTCGACAGTCCCGAGCGAAGTCAAAGACTCCGCGAGCGGGCAACAAGTGTCGACCGTGCGGGAATGGCCGGCGTCCTGAATTCGACACTCGAGCGCTGGTTTACGCCCGCGGCCCTTGCCAATCCCGAGCATCCCGGTGTGACGTACGCTCGGCGTCGCTTGCTCAGCGATGACGCACGGGCATTTGCCATGTGGTGGAGAGCGATGGCGGCTCATGCCGTGCGAGAAGAGATTGGCATGATTCGTTGTCCGGTCACGATGCTTGCAGGGCGGCACGACGCGGCGGCGCCGATGGGACATGTCTTAGAGGTGTTTGACGCTCTCCATGCCCCTCGCCGAATGGAGGTCCTGGCTGGGCCCCATATGTTACCCCTCGAAAACCCCTCATTGTTTGCCGACGCGGTCAGGCTGCACCTGCACTGGGTGGAATCAATCGCTGGCTCTCAACCCCAAAGACCGGGAACACAATGA
- a CDS encoding amidohydrolase family protein gives MTYVAEQSQKKDMAAGRQLEVKIVDCDVHPSSTIEGLVDYVPEPWRSRYFRRYPAEVESGGARIYMPSTATRVDALPAHGGPEGSDPALMDKQLIQELGVDYAILIPLFPRLKISDPAFETAMCATCNNWQADTWLSKFNWHGRYRGSIRVCPFDPEGAIREIEKWAGHPFMVQVSMFPESPAPYGQPQFHPILETAARHGLPIALHIIKQPGMRALTPVGFPSYWIETFAQHPLLYMGHLNSFVFDGAFQKFPELRVVCVEGGFSWLPPFLWRLDQYWNALGPEVPDVKRRPSEYIREHVRLTTQPLEEGFHLKSMQRMMTWMDAERLLLLATDYPHYDMDVPEWTAARLPQAMRNSILRDNAIELYRLPRTRARDSLDGSPLNG, from the coding sequence ATGACCTACGTGGCTGAGCAGTCGCAAAAGAAAGATATGGCAGCGGGCCGTCAACTTGAGGTCAAAATAGTTGATTGTGACGTTCACCCGAGCTCGACGATCGAGGGGTTGGTGGACTACGTCCCCGAGCCCTGGCGAAGCAGGTACTTCCGTCGGTACCCCGCGGAGGTCGAAAGCGGCGGGGCACGCATCTACATGCCGTCTACAGCGACACGGGTGGACGCGCTCCCGGCTCACGGCGGCCCAGAAGGATCGGATCCGGCTCTGATGGATAAGCAGCTTATCCAGGAACTCGGCGTAGACTACGCGATCCTTATCCCGCTTTTCCCCCGCCTGAAAATTAGTGATCCGGCATTTGAGACGGCGATGTGCGCGACTTGTAACAACTGGCAGGCCGACACATGGCTTTCAAAATTCAATTGGCACGGACGTTATCGGGGCTCAATCCGGGTCTGCCCGTTTGATCCTGAGGGGGCTATCCGGGAAATCGAGAAGTGGGCCGGCCATCCCTTTATGGTTCAGGTCTCCATGTTTCCCGAATCGCCCGCGCCGTACGGTCAGCCACAGTTTCATCCGATCCTCGAGACGGCGGCCCGCCACGGACTTCCGATCGCACTCCACATCATCAAGCAGCCCGGGATGCGCGCCCTCACGCCTGTCGGGTTTCCGTCGTATTGGATTGAAACGTTCGCCCAACATCCCCTTCTGTACATGGGCCACCTGAACAGCTTTGTCTTCGACGGGGCATTCCAAAAGTTTCCTGAGTTGCGGGTTGTGTGCGTCGAAGGCGGCTTCAGCTGGCTGCCCCCGTTCCTCTGGCGGCTCGACCAGTACTGGAACGCGCTCGGGCCAGAAGTCCCCGATGTGAAACGCCGGCCTTCCGAGTACATCCGGGAACATGTCCGGTTGACCACGCAGCCCCTCGAAGAGGGGTTTCACCTTAAGTCCATGCAGCGGATGATGACGTGGATGGACGCCGAACGTCTGCTATTGCTCGCCACCGATTATCCTCACTATGACATGGACGTTCCGGAATGGACGGCCGCCCGGCTCCCGCAGGCGATGCGGAACTCTATTCTGCGAGACAACGCCATCGAGCTCTACCGCCTTCCGCGCACGCGGGCCCGCGACAGCTTGGATGGGTCGCCCCTGAATGGCTGA
- a CDS encoding GntR family transcriptional regulator — MADNTRTITLPPLRSDALTSINDLVTRTIREAILGGKFRPGERLQQDRLATELQVSRQPVREALRRLQAEGLVVQLPQRWMAVQTFSAEAAEENYRLRSLLESEAARSAARLIRPAQIDKLEDLTRAMRAISTGKDNLSKVTDLNERFHRVVWESSHMPTLLRFLEQLWVGRTVFTPLFIPGRARRSVAEHEAIVKALKQHDAKAAGQTMHTHIARAAKEYFAGRPNGGRETGLLKVAARQ; from the coding sequence ATGGCCGACAATACCCGAACGATAACGCTGCCACCGCTACGGTCGGACGCCCTGACCTCCATTAACGACCTGGTGACCCGCACCATCCGAGAAGCAATCCTGGGCGGCAAGTTCCGTCCGGGTGAACGGTTACAACAGGACAGGCTTGCCACCGAACTCCAGGTGAGCCGTCAGCCTGTGCGGGAAGCGCTTCGACGCCTTCAGGCTGAAGGACTGGTCGTCCAATTGCCCCAGCGCTGGATGGCTGTCCAGACGTTTAGTGCTGAGGCGGCTGAAGAGAATTATCGTCTGCGTTCACTCTTGGAGTCTGAAGCCGCTCGTTCTGCTGCGCGGCTTATCCGGCCGGCGCAGATCGACAAGTTGGAGGACCTGACCAGAGCCATGCGGGCCATCTCAACCGGCAAAGACAACCTGTCCAAAGTCACCGATTTAAACGAACGGTTTCACCGTGTCGTGTGGGAGTCCTCGCACATGCCGACGCTCTTGCGGTTTCTTGAACAGTTGTGGGTCGGCCGAACCGTGTTTACGCCGCTGTTTATCCCGGGACGAGCCCGCCGGTCTGTGGCGGAGCACGAGGCGATCGTCAAAGCCCTGAAGCAGCATGATGCCAAAGCAGCCGGTCAGACGATGCACACTCATATTGCGCGCGCCGCCAAAGAATACTTTGCCGGCCGGCCGAACGGAGGCCGAGAGACGGGTCTTCTGAAGGTCGCCGCGCGTCAATAG
- a CDS encoding ABC transporter permease, translating to MDTTVGERDIRGANQYGPETTRGYWRMTLEHLARDPIGMIAGVVILWCIGIALTAPLIGSHILRFDPVKQNLDNTFAAPGGRHILGTDELGRDTFIRLLYGAQVSVGVGLLSVLIAGIVGTGVGVIGGFYGGIVDDALMRVVDLLKGLPAIYVFIFMSILFRPNVLTLSLIIAFVGWANVARLVRGEALIVRHSEFVAAAVSLGATRFRMIFKHVLPHVLPTLLVATGLGFGQAILIEAALDFLGLGIAPPTPSWGNMLQNAQSYFAYSWTLVLAPGVLIFVTVLAAAILGNALRDAFDPKLLTVGSERRWSN from the coding sequence TTGGACACCACGGTGGGTGAGCGCGACATTCGAGGGGCTAACCAATATGGGCCGGAGACCACACGCGGTTACTGGCGGATGACACTCGAGCACCTAGCCCGCGATCCGATTGGGATGATCGCAGGCGTGGTAATTCTGTGGTGTATCGGGATCGCCTTGACGGCGCCGCTCATCGGTAGTCACATCCTCCGCTTTGATCCCGTCAAACAGAATCTCGACAACACCTTCGCGGCGCCTGGCGGCCGCCACATCCTGGGTACGGACGAGCTGGGGCGAGACACCTTTATACGGTTACTCTACGGCGCTCAGGTCTCCGTCGGCGTCGGACTCCTTAGTGTCCTCATTGCGGGTATCGTCGGTACCGGTGTAGGCGTGATCGGGGGATTCTACGGTGGCATCGTGGACGATGCATTGATGCGCGTGGTCGATCTTCTCAAGGGGCTGCCCGCAATATACGTGTTCATCTTTATGTCGATTCTCTTCAGACCAAATGTACTTACACTCTCGCTCATCATTGCGTTTGTCGGTTGGGCAAACGTGGCACGGTTAGTACGGGGGGAAGCGCTGATCGTACGCCACAGCGAATTTGTCGCGGCAGCTGTTTCGCTAGGGGCCACTCGATTCAGGATGATATTTAAGCATGTCCTTCCGCACGTTCTGCCAACTCTACTCGTGGCTACGGGTCTCGGATTCGGGCAGGCGATTTTGATTGAAGCCGCGCTTGATTTTCTCGGATTGGGCATCGCTCCCCCGACGCCCAGTTGGGGCAACATGCTTCAGAATGCCCAAAGCTATTTTGCGTACTCGTGGACACTAGTCTTGGCCCCCGGTGTCTTGATTTTCGTCACTGTGCTCGCCGCAGCGATTCTAGGGAATGCGCTCCGGGATGCGTTTGATCCCAAGCTACTTACCGTAGGCTCAGAAAGGCGCTGGTCAAACTGA
- a CDS encoding SDR family oxidoreductase — MNPDGPQNPPTAQARLFGKVALISGAGSSGPGISIGRAISILYARSGARVALVDLKPDEAELTKKMIVDEGRNPGELLVVQADVTVDADCRDAVRRVLETWGRIDVLVNSVGVAGPIGSATDVVLDEWDRTMAINVKSVLLMARHAIPEMVRIGGGAVINLSSIMGLRGGTPMLAYGTAKGAIINMTRAMAFQHGPDGIRVNCIVPGHVYTPMAVAQGLDDAKREARRLRSLLQTEGTPWDVGYAAVFLGSDEARWITGIMLPVDGGYLAAEPRR; from the coding sequence ATGAACCCGGACGGCCCTCAGAACCCACCCACCGCTCAAGCCAGGTTGTTTGGCAAGGTGGCACTCATCTCGGGGGCAGGCTCCAGCGGTCCCGGAATAAGTATCGGACGAGCCATATCAATTTTGTATGCTCGTTCCGGGGCGCGGGTGGCGCTCGTCGATCTGAAGCCTGACGAAGCCGAGTTGACCAAAAAAATGATTGTCGACGAAGGGCGGAATCCGGGTGAGCTGCTGGTTGTGCAGGCAGACGTGACGGTTGATGCGGATTGCCGAGATGCGGTACGCCGGGTCCTCGAAACGTGGGGCCGAATCGATGTTCTTGTCAACAGCGTGGGTGTGGCCGGCCCAATCGGGTCCGCAACCGACGTGGTCCTAGACGAATGGGATCGCACGATGGCCATCAATGTCAAGTCCGTTCTGCTCATGGCGCGGCACGCGATCCCGGAGATGGTTCGCATTGGAGGCGGTGCCGTCATCAATCTTTCATCAATAATGGGATTGCGAGGCGGAACGCCGATGTTGGCGTACGGAACAGCGAAGGGCGCCATCATCAACATGACCCGAGCGATGGCATTCCAACATGGACCCGACGGCATTCGAGTCAATTGTATTGTACCGGGGCATGTGTACACTCCGATGGCAGTAGCCCAGGGCCTCGATGATGCGAAAAGAGAAGCGCGTCGTCTCCGGTCATTGCTTCAAACCGAAGGAACACCGTGGGATGTCGGGTATGCCGCGGTCTTTCTCGGAAGCGACGAGGCGCGCTGGATCACTGGAATCATGCTGCCTGTCGATGGTGGATACCTAGCCGCGGAGCCCCGGCGGTGA
- a CDS encoding peptide ABC transporter substrate-binding protein: MSSDETYPMFEQFLQVWSRRRFFKAVAASAVWAAFRAGDVECLAAQPNSPRLSAQAPAGPPRKGGQLVEGGFADVTTLNSLNTLDNVSTWIIILLGDGLLDITSAGELIPALASEVPKPSADQLTYTFKLRSGIEWSDGHPLTAEDVAFSYRLMFVPETKDFISLFRPALEQFLSSVDAPDPATIVFRLKKPWAPFLAEYGRIRIQPKHMIGAVSPKALNTHPFWSAPTVSSGPFKFVKWDKGQQVVLARNDRYWRGPALLDGYVMKLVPNAVVLAEQLRTGEVDVAQPDATAWVSLASAKNIVRKSFLLPGATWYVYNLDPTKPSYKLFGDKNVRKALQYSLDRVRIARTIYFEQAVTGDCELPSVSWAYNSHLHNTYPFNKNRAEELLDAAGWVRGADGVRAKGGTKLAFEILTNAGNKVRESILVAMQGMWKDVGVDATPRPIQNSQLVAQLTSIRTFDVMLRVALANSPDPDELLGGFFTTSGTVTGGLNGMHYSNPEVDKLIDQAAATTSPSVRKEIYARVQDLLSDDLPAAPLVYQKGVWGINKRVVGWNVGPYNTTNNRPWIKDVWLAGTK, from the coding sequence ATGAGTTCAGACGAAACCTATCCGATGTTCGAACAGTTCCTGCAGGTCTGGTCCCGCCGCCGCTTCTTCAAGGCCGTCGCGGCATCAGCCGTGTGGGCGGCCTTCCGCGCCGGAGACGTCGAGTGCTTGGCGGCACAGCCTAACAGCCCCCGGCTATCCGCGCAGGCACCCGCGGGCCCACCCCGGAAAGGCGGTCAACTGGTTGAAGGTGGGTTCGCTGATGTCACAACCCTCAACTCGCTGAATACGCTGGACAACGTCAGTACCTGGATCATTATTTTGCTTGGCGATGGGCTGCTGGATATCACCTCGGCCGGCGAACTCATTCCAGCGCTTGCCTCCGAGGTCCCCAAGCCGTCCGCCGATCAGTTGACGTATACGTTCAAGCTACGAAGTGGCATCGAGTGGAGCGACGGCCACCCACTTACCGCTGAAGATGTGGCGTTCTCCTATCGTCTGATGTTTGTACCCGAAACCAAGGACTTTATCTCGCTGTTCCGGCCGGCCCTGGAGCAGTTCCTTTCAAGTGTCGATGCTCCGGACCCAGCGACCATCGTGTTCAGGTTGAAGAAACCGTGGGCGCCATTCCTGGCAGAATACGGACGAATTCGAATCCAGCCAAAGCACATGATCGGCGCCGTAAGCCCAAAAGCGCTCAACACACACCCGTTTTGGAGCGCGCCGACGGTCAGCTCGGGTCCCTTCAAGTTCGTGAAATGGGATAAGGGCCAGCAAGTTGTGCTTGCTCGAAATGACCGCTACTGGCGCGGGCCGGCGTTGTTGGACGGCTATGTGATGAAGCTGGTCCCGAACGCGGTGGTCCTGGCGGAGCAGTTGAGAACGGGCGAGGTGGACGTCGCGCAGCCAGATGCGACCGCATGGGTCAGCCTGGCGAGCGCAAAGAATATCGTTCGTAAGAGTTTTTTGCTGCCCGGCGCCACATGGTATGTGTACAACCTCGATCCGACCAAACCGAGCTACAAGCTCTTCGGGGATAAGAATGTCCGGAAAGCGCTTCAATACTCCTTAGACCGTGTCCGTATCGCGAGAACCATCTACTTCGAGCAGGCGGTTACGGGCGACTGCGAGCTCCCATCGGTCAGTTGGGCCTATAACTCACATCTCCACAACACGTACCCTTTCAACAAGAATCGGGCTGAGGAGCTATTGGATGCGGCGGGCTGGGTCCGAGGCGCGGACGGTGTGCGTGCCAAGGGAGGGACGAAGCTGGCATTTGAGATCCTGACAAACGCCGGGAACAAGGTACGCGAGAGCATTCTGGTAGCCATGCAGGGCATGTGGAAGGATGTCGGCGTTGACGCGACGCCAAGACCGATACAGAATTCTCAGCTCGTGGCACAACTAACCTCCATCAGAACGTTCGATGTGATGCTCAGGGTCGCGTTGGCCAACTCTCCAGACCCGGACGAGCTGCTCGGAGGCTTCTTCACGACCTCGGGCACGGTTACAGGAGGGCTCAACGGGATGCACTACAGCAATCCGGAGGTCGATAAATTGATCGATCAGGCGGCTGCCACCACGAGCCCGTCGGTGCGCAAGGAGATCTACGCACGAGTGCAAGACTTGCTGAGCGACGATTTGCCGGCGGCGCCATTAGTCTACCAGAAGGGCGTTTGGGGGATTAACAAACGCGTGGTCGGCTGGAACGTCGGGCCTTACAACACGACGAACAATCGGCCGTGGATTAAGGACGTTTGGCTGGCGGGTACGAAGTGA
- a CDS encoding nuclear transport factor 2 family protein — MTVAGDDYAAILALYARVYAAADDGQPEAFGACYTAGGTLTIAGKVACRGRSAVIERNRTNVAARARTGVLRRHWCSQILLEGIADGSVRGRCYFQAYDITPGAPPVLTHVGRCDDVMAREDSEWRFASRSVSFDFALR, encoded by the coding sequence ATGACGGTCGCCGGCGATGATTACGCGGCGATCCTCGCCCTGTACGCGCGCGTCTACGCGGCCGCGGATGACGGCCAGCCCGAGGCGTTTGGCGCCTGTTACACAGCGGGCGGGACGCTAACGATCGCGGGAAAAGTTGCGTGCCGCGGCCGTTCGGCGGTGATTGAGCGCAATCGCACAAACGTTGCCGCGCGGGCGCGGACCGGCGTCCTCCGGCGGCACTGGTGCAGCCAGATTCTGCTCGAGGGTATTGCGGATGGATCGGTGAGGGGGCGGTGCTACTTTCAGGCCTACGACATCACGCCCGGCGCGCCGCCGGTTCTCACCCACGTCGGTCGTTGCGATGACGTTATGGCCCGGGAGGACAGTGAATGGCGGTTTGCATCACGATCGGTCAGCTTCGATTTCGCCCTGCGATGA
- a CDS encoding FAD-dependent oxidoreductase, whose amino-acid sequence MGIAEVHLHVTEWYELHDYDVVVIGAGGAGLRAAIAAAEGGVTVGVICKSLLGKAHTVMAEGGIAAALGTVDPADTWQVHFADTMRAGQGINDCRMVALLAREAPDRIYELERWGGVFDRTRDGRILQRWLGAHTYRRLCHVGDRTGLEIIRTLQDKAVHSGVDVHMEVTLTRLLTDGEQIAGAFGYRRADGRYVVFKAKAVILATGGWGKVFKVTSNSWECTGDGCAMAYDAGAELVDMEMVQFHPTGMVWPPGVRGILVTEAVRGEGGILLNARGERFMERYDPKKMELSSRDVVARSIYQEVQAGRGTPHGGAYLDISHRDAEFIKKKLPSMYEQFLKLADIDITKIPMEVAPTVHYVMGGVWVEAGTGATTVPGLYAAGEVAAGVHGANRMGGNSLADLLVFGKRTGEHAAQYAESLRIVPAVDDRQAAEERRVLQAPFERDRGENPYELHEQLQDVMGEDAGIARTGSTLARGLEKILALQERTERLYAGGSMLYNPGWHQCRDVRFMLTLCEAILRSGIARTESRGAHWRLDYPDQDAEWGRKNVVVKREEGQMQVTTRPVPQMPPELVRLEEMQV is encoded by the coding sequence GTGGGGATTGCTGAGGTGCATCTCCACGTGACTGAATGGTACGAGCTTCATGACTACGACGTTGTGGTCATCGGCGCGGGGGGCGCAGGCCTGCGCGCCGCGATTGCGGCCGCCGAGGGCGGCGTAACGGTCGGCGTCATCTGCAAGTCCCTGCTCGGCAAAGCGCACACCGTGATGGCTGAAGGCGGCATCGCCGCCGCGCTCGGCACTGTGGATCCCGCGGACACATGGCAAGTCCACTTTGCGGACACGATGCGTGCGGGCCAGGGGATTAACGATTGCAGGATGGTCGCGCTTCTGGCCCGCGAAGCCCCGGATCGCATCTATGAGCTCGAACGATGGGGCGGGGTGTTCGACCGGACTCGGGACGGACGAATCTTGCAGCGCTGGCTCGGGGCCCACACGTACCGGAGGCTCTGCCACGTCGGCGACCGAACCGGCCTCGAAATCATTCGTACGCTGCAAGACAAGGCCGTCCACAGCGGGGTCGACGTGCATATGGAGGTCACGCTTACCCGTCTGCTTACCGACGGCGAACAGATCGCCGGCGCCTTCGGGTACCGGCGCGCGGACGGGCGGTATGTCGTGTTCAAGGCCAAGGCCGTTATTCTTGCCACGGGAGGGTGGGGAAAGGTTTTCAAGGTTACCAGTAATTCCTGGGAGTGCACGGGGGACGGTTGCGCGATGGCGTACGACGCCGGGGCGGAACTGGTGGACATGGAGATGGTGCAGTTCCATCCGACGGGCATGGTTTGGCCGCCAGGCGTCCGCGGCATCCTTGTCACAGAGGCGGTCCGGGGCGAGGGGGGTATCCTTCTGAACGCCCGTGGAGAGCGCTTCATGGAGCGGTACGACCCGAAGAAGATGGAGCTTTCGAGCCGCGACGTCGTCGCGCGGTCTATTTATCAGGAAGTACAGGCCGGGCGGGGCACGCCACACGGCGGCGCCTACCTGGATATCAGTCACCGCGACGCCGAGTTTATCAAGAAGAAGCTACCGAGCATGTACGAGCAGTTTCTGAAGCTGGCGGACATCGACATCACGAAGATCCCGATGGAGGTCGCGCCGACCGTCCATTACGTCATGGGGGGCGTGTGGGTGGAGGCGGGCACCGGCGCGACGACTGTGCCCGGTCTCTATGCCGCCGGCGAGGTCGCAGCGGGCGTGCACGGCGCGAATCGGATGGGTGGCAATTCCCTGGCCGATCTCCTCGTGTTCGGGAAGCGGACGGGCGAGCATGCCGCCCAGTATGCAGAGAGCCTTAGGATCGTACCCGCGGTGGATGATCGCCAGGCGGCGGAGGAGCGCAGGGTGCTCCAGGCGCCATTCGAGAGGGACCGCGGCGAGAACCCGTATGAACTCCATGAGCAACTGCAGGACGTCATGGGCGAGGACGCCGGGATCGCGCGCACTGGCTCGACGCTCGCCCGCGGCCTCGAAAAGATCCTCGCACTCCAGGAACGAACGGAGCGGCTCTATGCCGGGGGATCGATGTTATACAACCCCGGCTGGCACCAATGCCGCGATGTGCGATTCATGCTCACGCTGTGTGAGGCGATCTTGCGCTCGGGCATCGCGCGCACAGAGAGTCGCGGCGCGCACTGGAGATTGGACTACCCCGACCAGGACGCGGAGTGGGGACGCAAGAACGTGGTCGTCAAACGTGAGGAGGGACAGATGCAGGTGACAACGCGACCGGTTCCCCAGATGCCGCCGGAACTGGTGCGACTCGAGGAGATGCAAGTGTAG
- a CDS encoding ABC transporter permease: protein MLRRIAVSLPTFIAATTITFLIMHVAAGSYIPGLDLNPNLTGAQVEQLKSYLGLDRPLYVQYGTWLFGLAHGDFGRSMTDGIPVLTLIQSRLPATLLLTLTATAVSLCVAVPTGIAAAVRRGRPLDHLLTSLSVTGYAIPAFWLGLLLILVFAVKPHDLGLPALPSGGIAKAGQGGGDIPDRIVHLILPALAVAFGYIAIWSRFVRSSVLEVLGHDYIRTARAKGMAETRVLYIHVLRNAMIPLITLVGLEAPALFSGSLIIEVVFSWGGMGQLLYQRAVQTDYTAVLGLTTFMALLAIGGNLLADILYASADPRLRY, encoded by the coding sequence ATGCTGCGCAGGATCGCAGTCTCGTTACCAACATTCATCGCGGCGACCACGATAACATTCCTCATCATGCATGTTGCCGCGGGTAGTTACATACCCGGCCTCGATTTGAATCCGAACCTGACCGGGGCGCAGGTCGAGCAACTCAAATCGTACCTGGGGTTGGACCGACCGCTCTATGTGCAGTATGGGACGTGGCTGTTTGGCCTTGCCCATGGTGACTTTGGGCGATCGATGACCGACGGTATCCCGGTGCTTACCTTGATTCAGAGCCGGCTCCCGGCCACGCTGCTGTTGACGCTAACTGCCACCGCTGTCTCTTTGTGTGTCGCAGTACCCACCGGCATCGCGGCGGCGGTCCGGCGAGGTAGGCCCCTCGACCATCTCCTCACTTCTCTGTCGGTGACGGGCTATGCAATCCCCGCGTTTTGGCTGGGGCTCCTCCTGATCCTCGTGTTCGCGGTTAAACCGCACGATCTGGGTTTGCCCGCGCTTCCGTCGGGCGGTATTGCAAAAGCCGGACAGGGTGGCGGTGATATCCCGGATCGGATCGTGCACTTGATCTTGCCCGCCCTGGCAGTCGCGTTCGGGTACATCGCGATTTGGTCTCGGTTCGTTAGGTCGAGCGTGCTTGAAGTGCTCGGACACGACTACATTCGGACCGCCCGCGCGAAGGGCATGGCAGAAACTCGTGTGCTCTATATTCATGTGCTTCGCAATGCGATGATCCCATTGATTACCCTGGTCGGTCTCGAAGCACCGGCGTTATTCAGCGGGTCTCTCATCATAGAAGTCGTTTTCAGTTGGGGAGGCATGGGCCAGCTCCTGTATCAGCGCGCGGTGCAGACAGACTACACGGCGGTTCTCGGACTGACGACCTTCATGGCTCTCTTGGCCATCGGCGGCAACCTGCTCGCGGACATTCTGTACGCCTCGGCCGATCCTCGACTGCGGTACTAG
- a CDS encoding amidohydrolase family protein, whose translation MSPQTQVRLDVVDAAVHPIVRRSDELREYMEEPWRSRVFPPPHRYLYPAPTGIPPYGEYREDSRSGGGLPGSDPDLLAAHLAACGADAAILLPLTRGLLPDTEMNTVICAATNDWLAATWLGEWNAGGRYFGSIRVNPEDAGGAVREIERWAQHPRMIQIAIPLESHQPYGQRQYFKVWEAAARHRLPVAIHTDGGAGVDFKPTAIGYPLHYIEYSVMYPLNFIYHLASLIAEGVFGRLPDVKFVFADGGHDLLMPLMWRMDMDWLYSRSETPWVTQMPSKYLRTHVRFCTSRFEIPGDPATVAEWTDMTDATELLLFATNYPHWSTMSPSDLLHGPTSDAGRRVLGGNANAWYNLDRAST comes from the coding sequence ATGAGCCCGCAGACGCAGGTCCGTCTCGACGTCGTGGATGCGGCGGTCCATCCGATCGTACGCCGCAGCGACGAGCTGCGGGAGTACATGGAAGAGCCCTGGCGGAGCCGGGTGTTCCCGCCGCCGCACCGGTATCTGTACCCCGCGCCGACCGGGATTCCGCCGTACGGCGAGTACCGCGAGGATTCGCGGTCCGGCGGCGGGCTGCCAGGCTCGGACCCGGACCTTCTCGCCGCCCATTTGGCGGCCTGCGGCGCCGACGCCGCCATCCTGCTGCCGCTGACGCGCGGTCTTCTCCCGGATACGGAGATGAACACGGTCATCTGCGCGGCGACCAACGACTGGCTCGCCGCGACCTGGCTGGGAGAGTGGAACGCCGGGGGCCGCTACTTCGGTTCCATACGGGTGAATCCCGAAGATGCCGGCGGCGCGGTCCGCGAGATCGAGCGCTGGGCGCAGCACCCGCGGATGATCCAAATCGCGATCCCGCTGGAGTCCCATCAGCCGTACGGTCAGCGGCAGTACTTCAAGGTCTGGGAGGCCGCCGCGCGCCATCGGTTGCCGGTGGCCATTCACACCGATGGGGGGGCCGGCGTCGATTTCAAACCAACCGCGATTGGCTATCCCCTTCACTACATCGAATACAGCGTGATGTATCCTCTCAATTTCATCTATCATCTGGCCAGTCTTATCGCGGAAGGCGTTTTTGGGCGCCTGCCGGACGTCAAGTTTGTCTTCGCCGACGGCGGACACGATCTGCTCATGCCGCTCATGTGGCGAATGGATATGGACTGGCTGTACTCGCGGTCCGAAACACCCTGGGTCACCCAGATGCCGAGCAAGTACCTGCGAACGCACGTCCGGTTTTGCACGTCGCGATTTGAAATCCCCGGGGATCCGGCCACAGTCGCGGAATGGACTGACATGACAGATGCCACCGAGCTCTTGCTGTTCGCGACCAACTATCCGCACTGGTCGACCATGAGTCCCTCCGACCTGTTGCACGGGCCTACCAGCGATGCGGGCCGGCGCGTCTTGGGTGGGAACGCCAACGCCTGGTATAACCTGGACCGCGCGAGCACATGA
- a CDS encoding Rieske (2Fe-2S) protein, whose protein sequence is MADASSRAVCRVEELPPGTVKIVPLGKFGIGVFNVDGQYYGLLNYCPHRGGPLCLGRVTGLVEAGTAPYEITWSRAGQFVRCPWHGIEFEIATGRSIALPAMAVRSYPVKVKDGFVVIEGA, encoded by the coding sequence ATGGCTGACGCATCAAGCCGAGCGGTGTGCCGCGTTGAGGAATTGCCTCCGGGCACGGTCAAGATTGTGCCGTTAGGCAAATTCGGGATCGGGGTGTTCAACGTCGACGGTCAGTACTACGGACTGCTCAACTATTGTCCCCACCGGGGCGGGCCGCTCTGCCTGGGACGCGTCACGGGGCTGGTCGAAGCCGGGACCGCGCCGTACGAAATCACGTGGTCTCGAGCGGGACAGTTTGTCCGCTGTCCGTGGCATGGGATCGAGTTCGAGATCGCCACGGGCCGCTCCATCGCCCTTCCGGCGATGGCCGTGCGGTCGTATCCCGTGAAGGTCAAAGACGGATTCGTGGTGATCGAAGGCGCATGA